From the genome of Hymenobacter cellulosilyticus, one region includes:
- a CDS encoding heme/hemin ABC transporter substrate-binding protein, protein MKKVLYATLLLASVACNRFRNEDKTAADAPGKERIVSVSKQLTEMIFALGAGDKLVGVDLSSTYPAEAKKLPTVGYHRLLNSEGIVSLKPTVVYSDGNVAPEAVMTQLQKVGIPVKEFKQTKTIEEACQLLQQLGDGFGKRKVADSLARQLTADMATAAAKRKQFGDQPVKVVIIHYGLQKNIYLAMGQKSTGTQMLQWAGGVNSINATEGMKPISPELIAAAQPDVILATDFGFDRMGGLEKFKTLPGVALTPAAKNNRIYRVEEHDMVYLGPRTGQNVLKLMELIHQPAPKL, encoded by the coding sequence ATGAAAAAAGTCCTGTACGCAACCCTGTTGCTGGCCTCAGTGGCCTGCAACCGGTTTCGCAACGAAGATAAAACCGCCGCCGACGCGCCCGGCAAGGAGCGCATCGTGTCGGTGTCGAAGCAGCTCACGGAAATGATTTTTGCCCTCGGCGCCGGCGACAAGCTCGTGGGCGTGGATTTGAGCAGCACCTATCCGGCTGAGGCCAAAAAGTTGCCCACCGTGGGCTACCATCGGTTGCTCAACTCCGAAGGCATCGTGTCGCTGAAGCCCACGGTGGTGTATTCGGATGGCAACGTGGCCCCAGAGGCCGTGATGACCCAGCTGCAGAAGGTGGGCATTCCGGTGAAGGAGTTCAAGCAAACCAAGACCATCGAAGAGGCTTGCCAACTCCTGCAGCAGCTCGGCGACGGGTTCGGCAAGCGGAAAGTAGCCGACAGCCTGGCCCGGCAGCTCACGGCCGACATGGCCACGGCCGCCGCGAAACGCAAGCAGTTTGGTGACCAGCCCGTGAAGGTGGTTATCATTCACTACGGTCTGCAGAAGAACATTTACCTGGCTATGGGCCAAAAAAGCACCGGCACCCAGATGCTGCAGTGGGCCGGCGGAGTGAATTCCATCAACGCTACTGAAGGCATGAAGCCCATCAGCCCCGAGCTGATTGCCGCCGCCCAGCCCGACGTGATTCTGGCCACCGACTTCGGCTTCGACCGGATGGGCGGGCTCGAAAAGTTCAAGACCCTGCCCGGGGTGGCCCTCACGCCGGCGGCCAAGAACAACCGCATCTACCGCGTTGAGGAGCACGATATGGTATACCTGGGCCCGCGCACGGGTCAAAACGTGCTCAAGCTCATGGAATTGATTCACCAGCCTGCTCCCAAGCTGTGA
- a CDS encoding heme ABC transporter ATP-binding protein: MLRADNVSFQIKDKMLLHNASVECRPGEFTVLMGPNGAGKTTLLRLLAGLYQPSAGQVLYHEQPLSTFSTAELAKSRAVLSQEIQLAFPLSVADVVLMGRYPHFQRTPSARDHAIAQQALADLGMSDFADRDYSTLSGGEAQKVQMARVLAQIWEAPGHGTRVLLLDEPVSSLDLRYQHQLLQIARDFSRQQSIVIAVLHDINLALAYADKLVFIKQGQVHTTLPDPGELDEQTLQEVFGLSMRIIANPFTQKPLVVYADS, from the coding sequence ATGCTTAGAGCCGATAACGTTAGCTTCCAAATCAAGGACAAGATGCTGCTGCACAACGCTTCGGTGGAGTGCCGGCCCGGCGAGTTTACGGTGCTCATGGGGCCCAACGGGGCCGGCAAAACCACGCTGCTGCGCCTGCTGGCCGGGTTGTATCAGCCCTCGGCAGGGCAGGTACTCTACCACGAGCAGCCGCTGAGCACGTTTTCGACGGCCGAGTTGGCCAAGTCCCGGGCGGTGCTGTCCCAGGAAATCCAACTGGCTTTCCCCTTGAGCGTGGCCGATGTGGTGCTGATGGGCCGCTACCCGCACTTTCAACGCACGCCCTCCGCGCGGGACCACGCCATTGCCCAGCAAGCCCTGGCCGATTTGGGCATGAGTGACTTTGCTGACCGGGACTATTCTACCTTGTCGGGTGGGGAGGCCCAGAAGGTGCAGATGGCCCGGGTGCTGGCCCAAATCTGGGAAGCGCCCGGGCACGGCACCCGCGTACTGCTGCTCGATGAGCCCGTATCCAGCCTCGATTTGCGCTATCAGCATCAGCTCCTGCAGATTGCCCGCGACTTTTCCCGCCAGCAAAGCATTGTAATAGCGGTGCTGCACGATATTAACCTGGCTCTGGCCTACGCCGATAAGCTTGTCTTCATCAAGCAGGGACAGGTGCATACTACCTTACCCGACCCCGGCGAGCTGGATGAGCAGACTTTGCAAGAGGTATTTGGCCTGTCGATGCGCATCATTGCCAACCCGTTTACCCAGAAGCCCCTGGTCGTGTACGCCGACTCGTAG
- a CDS encoding FAD binding domain-containing protein, which yields MNNFSYTQAATAKEATGLRKDKKDIAFIAGGTTLLDLMKANIEQHPQLVDINMLPFKGIQETSDGLRIGAMERMSDVGENPLVVQQYPVISEALLLSASPQLRNMASIGATCCSAPAAATFATRLFPATSATPARAARPRPAITAIWLFWGAVRPALLPTPATWP from the coding sequence ATGAACAACTTCAGCTACACCCAGGCCGCCACGGCCAAAGAGGCCACCGGTCTTCGCAAGGATAAAAAGGACATTGCTTTTATTGCCGGCGGCACTACGCTGCTGGATTTGATGAAGGCCAACATCGAGCAGCACCCGCAGCTGGTCGATATCAATATGCTACCCTTCAAAGGCATTCAGGAAACCAGTGACGGGCTGCGCATCGGGGCCATGGAGCGCATGAGCGACGTGGGCGAAAACCCGCTGGTCGTGCAGCAGTACCCGGTTATTTCCGAGGCCCTGCTGTTGAGCGCCTCTCCCCAACTGCGCAACATGGCCAGCATCGGGGCAACCTGCTGCAGCGCACCCGCTGCGGCTACTTTCGCGACCCGGCTTTTCCCTGCAACAAGCGCAACCCCGGCTCGGGCTGCCCGGCCCAGACCGGCGATAACCGCAATCTGGCTATTCTGGGGGGCAGTGAGGCCTGCATTGCTACCAACGCCGGCGACCTGGCCGTAG
- a CDS encoding FAD binding domain-containing protein: MAVALVALDAVVTLENAKGKQRRVSLLEFHLLPGTTPQRETVIEPDELIVAITVPAAAHARKSRYVKVRDRASYAFALVSAAVGLDVQGGQIRSARIALGGVGTKPWRAQEAEQMLVGKAATEENFRAAAAVAVRGAQPREHNRFKVEMVQKTVVQALQELMA, encoded by the coding sequence CTGGCCGTAGCCCTGGTGGCCCTCGACGCAGTAGTAACCTTGGAAAACGCCAAGGGCAAGCAGCGTCGCGTGTCGTTGCTGGAGTTTCACCTGCTGCCCGGCACCACGCCCCAGCGCGAAACCGTCATTGAGCCCGACGAGCTGATTGTGGCCATTACGGTGCCGGCCGCGGCCCACGCCCGGAAGTCGCGCTACGTGAAGGTGCGCGACCGGGCTTCCTACGCCTTTGCCCTGGTTTCGGCAGCGGTAGGGCTCGATGTGCAGGGCGGGCAAATTCGCTCGGCCCGCATTGCCCTGGGCGGGGTGGGTACCAAACCCTGGCGGGCCCAGGAAGCTGAGCAAATGCTGGTGGGCAAGGCGGCTACCGAGGAAAACTTCCGGGCCGCTGCCGCCGTGGCCGTGCGCGGGGCCCAGCCCCGGGAGCACAACCGCTTCAAGGTGGAAATGGTCCAGAAAACGGTAGTGCAGGCCCTGCAGGAGCTTATGGCCTAA
- a CDS encoding xanthine dehydrogenase family protein molybdopterin-binding subunit, with the protein MDTEPAFFETNATPGVVGLPLDRVDGFAKVTGQAKYSAEYKLPGLTYGVLRTSEIARGRIQSIDTSAAAREPGVIAILTHLNLPKLAKTPNTPDDKKAIGAPMGFLPLTSDQVHYAGQPVALVVADTIERALHAASLVKVQYAVEKPVTSFLDPQAKIFDPEKVQDGKTPGHTRRGNPQEAFAAAPIQLTATYEHAINHHNPMEPGATTAVWDGPERLTVYESTQGVTRTQKALSTMLGLPTEQVRVVTRYLGGGFGCKGSTWPHTILTVQAAKALGRPVCLSLTRPQMFTGMGHREDQHQTLKLGATKEGKLTALIHEKTSTTSPWDNYAEPNSRIINLLYNCPTFESTYQLGRANVMTSTFTRAPGEAPGSFAIECSMDDLAYQLGIDPLQIRLLNYADKDPTNGKPWSSKSLKQCYARGAELFGWSKRNPRNGATRNGKYLIGYGMATASYPVHNNQGTARVRLYADGHALVQTGATDLGTGTYTVMTQVAADSLGIAPDKVRFELGDTRLPTAPNSGGSVAAGTVSSSIYMAAQDVWQKLIKQAVTDKKSPLFRAKPADVVVEKGRMQLKADKTKGEDFMTLMKRAEMADIEGMGNGKYGAGYETGMAPGPPARATKTTRAATPCTPSAPTSARCASTRKWAPCASRAG; encoded by the coding sequence ATGGATACCGAACCAGCTTTCTTCGAAACCAACGCCACGCCGGGCGTCGTGGGCCTGCCGCTCGACCGGGTCGACGGCTTTGCCAAAGTAACCGGGCAGGCCAAGTACTCGGCCGAGTACAAGCTGCCGGGCCTGACCTACGGCGTGCTGCGCACCAGCGAAATTGCCCGGGGCCGGATTCAGAGTATTGATACCAGCGCGGCGGCCCGGGAGCCCGGCGTCATTGCCATCTTGACCCACCTGAACCTGCCCAAGCTGGCCAAAACGCCCAACACCCCCGACGATAAAAAGGCCATTGGCGCGCCCATGGGCTTTCTGCCCCTGACCTCCGACCAGGTGCACTACGCTGGTCAGCCGGTAGCCCTGGTAGTGGCCGACACCATTGAGCGGGCCCTGCACGCGGCTTCACTGGTGAAGGTGCAGTACGCGGTGGAAAAGCCCGTTACCTCGTTTTTGGACCCGCAGGCGAAGATATTCGACCCGGAGAAGGTGCAGGACGGCAAAACGCCCGGCCATACCCGGCGCGGCAACCCCCAGGAAGCCTTTGCCGCCGCCCCCATTCAGCTTACGGCCACCTACGAACACGCCATCAACCACCACAACCCCATGGAGCCCGGCGCCACTACGGCCGTGTGGGACGGCCCTGAGCGGCTGACGGTCTACGAGTCGACGCAGGGGGTGACGCGCACGCAGAAGGCCCTGAGCACCATGCTGGGTTTGCCCACCGAGCAGGTGCGGGTGGTAACCCGGTATCTGGGCGGCGGCTTCGGCTGCAAAGGCTCGACCTGGCCCCATACCATCTTGACGGTGCAGGCAGCCAAAGCCTTGGGCCGGCCCGTGTGCTTGTCCTTGACCCGCCCGCAGATGTTTACCGGTATGGGGCACCGCGAAGACCAACACCAGACCCTCAAGCTGGGCGCGACCAAGGAAGGTAAGCTCACGGCCCTGATTCACGAGAAGACCTCCACGACTTCGCCCTGGGACAACTACGCCGAGCCCAACAGCCGCATTATCAATCTGCTCTATAACTGTCCCACGTTCGAGTCGACCTACCAGCTGGGGCGGGCCAACGTGATGACCTCCACCTTTACCCGGGCCCCCGGTGAGGCTCCTGGTTCCTTCGCCATAGAGTGCTCGATGGACGACTTGGCCTACCAGCTTGGCATCGACCCGCTGCAGATCCGGCTCTTGAACTACGCCGACAAGGACCCCACCAACGGCAAGCCCTGGAGCAGCAAGAGCCTGAAGCAGTGCTACGCCCGCGGCGCGGAGCTCTTCGGCTGGAGCAAGCGCAACCCCCGCAACGGGGCTACCCGCAACGGGAAATACCTGATTGGCTACGGCATGGCCACGGCCAGCTACCCGGTGCACAACAACCAGGGCACGGCCCGAGTGCGCCTCTACGCCGACGGCCATGCCCTGGTCCAAACCGGCGCTACTGACCTGGGCACGGGCACCTACACCGTCATGACCCAGGTAGCGGCCGACTCCCTGGGCATAGCGCCCGACAAAGTCCGCTTTGAGCTGGGCGACACCCGCCTGCCCACGGCGCCCAACTCGGGCGGCTCGGTGGCGGCCGGCACGGTGTCGTCGTCTATCTACATGGCGGCCCAGGACGTATGGCAAAAGCTTATCAAGCAGGCCGTGACGGATAAAAAGTCGCCGCTGTTCCGGGCCAAGCCCGCCGATGTGGTAGTGGAAAAGGGCCGGATGCAGCTCAAAGCCGACAAAACGAAAGGGGAGGACTTCATGACCCTGATGAAGCGCGCCGAAATGGCCGACATTGAGGGTATGGGCAACGGCAAGTACGGGGCTGGCTACGAAACCGGCATGGCCCCGGGCCCGCCAGCTCGGGCCACGAAGACGACAAGGGCGGCCACTCCATGCACTCCTTCGGCACCCACTTCTGCGAGGTGCGCGTCGACCCGGAAGTGGGCACCGTGCGCGTCACGCGCTGGGTGA
- a CDS encoding molybdopterin cofactor-binding domain-containing protein: protein MHSFGTHFCEVRVDPEVGTVRVTRWVSVHAAGRILNAKTARSQIIGGSIFGIGAALMEETFRDPNLARYTNASLGEYHIPVNADIPNMTVEFIEEHDPYINAMGVKGIGEISMVGVAAAVANAVFHATGKRIRSLPITPDKVMNSLAV, encoded by the coding sequence ATGCACTCCTTCGGCACCCACTTCTGCGAGGTGCGCGTCGACCCGGAAGTGGGCACCGTGCGCGTCACGCGCTGGGTGAGTGTGCACGCGGCCGGCCGCATTCTAAACGCCAAGACGGCCCGCAGCCAGATTATCGGCGGCAGCATCTTCGGCATCGGCGCGGCCCTGATGGAGGAAACCTTCCGGGACCCCAACCTAGCCCGCTACACCAACGCCAGCCTGGGCGAGTACCACATTCCCGTCAATGCCGACATTCCCAACATGACCGTGGAGTTCATCGAGGAGCACGACCCCTACATCAACGCCATGGGCGTGAAGGGCATCGGCGAAATCTCGATGGTGGGCGTGGCCGCCGCTGTAGCCAACGCCGTATTCCACGCCACCGGCAAGCGCATCCGCAGCCTGCCGATTACCCCGGATAAGGTGATGAACAGTCTGGCTGTGTAA
- a CDS encoding XdhC family protein, with the protein MQGRPTVVTYDSTDPEDDLQFGAALGCQGIVQILLEPLDFQNPDNPLELLRRWAAGVEAPAVVATVFSLSGTAANAQVGERLLLTSQGEVEGSLRESFELYSTILTEARAALAAGQPATRHFPLGAATVRVSLEILRPRCA; encoded by the coding sequence TTGCAGGGCCGCCCCACGGTGGTTACCTACGACTCGACCGACCCCGAAGACGACCTGCAGTTCGGGGCAGCGCTGGGTTGCCAGGGCATCGTGCAGATCTTGCTCGAGCCCCTCGACTTCCAGAACCCCGACAACCCACTGGAGCTGCTGCGCCGCTGGGCTGCGGGCGTGGAGGCTCCCGCCGTGGTGGCTACCGTGTTTAGCCTGAGCGGTACCGCCGCCAATGCCCAGGTCGGGGAGCGGCTGTTGCTGACTTCGCAGGGAGAGGTGGAAGGCAGTCTGCGGGAAAGCTTCGAGCTGTATTCAACCATTCTGACCGAAGCCCGGGCGGCGTTGGCGGCTGGTCAGCCGGCCACGCGGCACTTTCCGCTCGGGGCTGCCACGGTGCGGGTGAGTCTGGAGATACTGCGGCCCCGGTGCGCCTGA
- a CDS encoding NTP transferase domain-containing protein: MRLTVYGAGNDVQPVVRLATGLGWRVQVVDGRPNQAQALRFPEAETVRVLPLAQVEQEPYDRSFALLMTHNYYYDLAVLRHLLAGPAPYIGLLGPRKKYDRLLEDLRQDVPNAAEQLAGRLYSPIGLNLGPRRPRKLPFPLWPRFRRCWPGGPRASCATRPTRFTRPCKPTARWWPRGAPRPPVTSDNALILLAAGASTRLGQPKQLLHYQGQTLLRRAAQTAVTAAQGGSVLVVTGALHAELLPELAGLPVRVVQCAEWERGMGASLKTGLAALETARPLTVVTVLLCDQPHVTPELLAQLRQAQATSGQPIVATEYAGVRGVPVLFAGAALPLLRTLPDAAGAAQLLRRHPKLVAAVPFAAAAVDVDTPSSTSSC, encoded by the coding sequence GTGCGCCTGACGGTGTACGGGGCCGGCAACGACGTGCAGCCGGTGGTGCGCCTGGCGACCGGCCTGGGCTGGCGGGTGCAGGTCGTGGATGGGCGACCCAACCAAGCCCAGGCCCTGCGCTTTCCCGAGGCCGAAACCGTGCGGGTGCTGCCCCTGGCTCAGGTAGAACAGGAGCCCTACGACCGGAGTTTCGCCCTGCTGATGACCCACAACTATTACTACGACCTGGCCGTGCTGCGCCACCTGCTGGCTGGTCCCGCGCCCTACATCGGCCTGCTGGGGCCGCGCAAGAAATACGACCGGCTGCTGGAAGACCTCAGACAAGACGTGCCCAACGCTGCCGAGCAGCTCGCCGGCCGGCTCTACAGCCCCATTGGCCTGAACCTGGGGCCGAGACGCCCGAGGAAATTGCCCTTTCCATTGTGGCCGAGATTCAGGCGGTGCTGGCCGGGCGGCCCGCGGGCTTCTTGCGCGACTCGCCCCACCCGATTCACCCGCCCCTGCAAGCCAACGGCCCGCTGGTGGCCGAGGGGCGCACCACGGCCGCCTGTGACCTCTGATAACGCCCTGATTCTGCTGGCCGCCGGAGCTTCCACCCGCCTGGGGCAGCCCAAGCAACTGCTGCACTACCAGGGCCAGACCCTGCTGCGCCGCGCCGCCCAAACCGCCGTGACGGCCGCCCAGGGCGGGTCGGTGCTCGTCGTAACCGGGGCCTTGCACGCCGAGCTGCTGCCCGAATTAGCCGGCCTGCCGGTGCGGGTGGTGCAGTGCGCGGAGTGGGAGCGGGGTATGGGCGCCTCGCTTAAAACCGGCCTGGCGGCCCTGGAAACTGCTCGTCCGCTCACAGTCGTTACTGTTTTGCTCTGCGACCAGCCCCACGTCACGCCCGAGCTGCTGGCCCAGTTGCGCCAAGCACAGGCTACTTCCGGCCAGCCCATCGTGGCAACGGAGTACGCCGGAGTGCGGGGCGTGCCGGTGCTCTTCGCAGGAGCGGCGCTGCCCCTGCTGCGCACCCTGCCCGATGCCGCCGGGGCCGCCCAGCTGCTGCGCCGCCACCCCAAGCTGGTCGCCGCCGTGCCCTTCGCCGCCGCCGCCGTGGATGTAGACACCCCGAGCAGTACCAGCAGCTGCTAG
- a CDS encoding HU family DNA-binding protein — protein sequence MPIEYSLAERGNPAKPNEAKKFYASAKSTGETTVRDLAERISDISTVSTVDVMAVLEALFQTVPRELTSGRIVRMGEFGSFRVTLRGEGAESVKTFDASLITDVNVSFNPGRLFDLAMQGAQLRRSEVDKLNGAK from the coding sequence ATGCCTATCGAATATTCTCTGGCTGAGCGCGGCAACCCCGCCAAGCCCAACGAAGCCAAGAAGTTTTATGCTAGTGCCAAAAGCACGGGCGAAACCACCGTCCGCGACTTAGCGGAGCGTATCAGCGACATTTCCACGGTGAGTACGGTCGACGTAATGGCCGTGTTAGAAGCCTTGTTCCAAACCGTTCCGCGCGAACTTACTAGTGGCCGTATCGTGCGCATGGGCGAGTTTGGCTCTTTTCGGGTGACGCTACGCGGCGAAGGAGCCGAGTCGGTGAAGACCTTCGATGCCAGCCTTATTACCGATGTAAACGTAAGCTTCAACCCAGGCCGGCTCTTCGACCTAGCTATGCAAGGCGCCCAGCTACGCCGCTCGGAAGTAGATAAGCTCAACGGCGCGAAGTAA
- a CDS encoding AAA family ATPase, whose translation MLKTVLPGVTELRIASTGTPQKPQISLQFLLFDTWVRLRDMSLGYQTLVVWLTDFASKLFIRYPDSPNPLEEPAIVLIDEIDLHLHPSWQRKLIGFLSGIFKNTQFIATAHSPLVVQAAGDANANVVLLKREGDQTIVYQNPEDVRGWRIDQILTSSFFNLETARSLETEKKLERQAKLLNKAKLTAKERQELDALTLELEGQPMGSTGAEKEEAELLRQIAERLGTNLPKPAAE comes from the coding sequence ATGCTAAAGACGGTCTTGCCGGGCGTCACAGAGTTGCGCATAGCTTCGACTGGCACGCCTCAGAAGCCCCAGATCAGTTTGCAATTCCTCTTGTTCGATACTTGGGTGCGGCTGCGTGACATGAGCCTGGGATACCAAACCCTGGTCGTGTGGCTTACCGACTTCGCCAGCAAGCTCTTCATCCGCTACCCCGATAGCCCGAATCCTCTGGAAGAGCCGGCCATCGTGCTCATTGATGAAATCGACCTGCACCTGCACCCAAGTTGGCAGCGCAAGCTCATTGGCTTCCTCAGCGGCATCTTCAAGAACACCCAGTTTATTGCCACCGCCCACAGCCCCTTAGTAGTGCAGGCCGCCGGCGACGCCAATGCCAACGTGGTACTGCTCAAGCGCGAAGGCGACCAGACAATCGTATACCAGAACCCCGAGGACGTGCGCGGCTGGCGTATCGACCAAATTCTGACTAGCAGCTTCTTCAATCTGGAAACGGCCCGCTCCCTCGAAACCGAGAAGAAGCTGGAGCGCCAGGCGAAGCTGCTCAACAAGGCCAAGCTGACGGCCAAAGAGCGGCAGGAACTCGACGCACTAACGCTCGAATTGGAAGGCCAACCTATGGGTAGCACCGGGGCCGAAAAAGAAGAGGCCGAGCTACTCCGCCAGATAGCCGAGCGCCTCGGCACAAACCTTCCTAAGCCGGCCGCCGAGTAA
- a CDS encoding MFS transporter, with product MTTASTAPAAAPDASFSDIPKDDKRITRGWTFYDWANSVYPLVITSSIFPIYWGAMVKQVTGTDSGKSPVDFLGFQVPGSSLLTYAISAAFLLIALISPFLTSLADFSGRKKLFMQIFCYLGAASCTALFFFTPDTFTASTFVFISATIGFSGSIVFYNSYLPLIASEEKYDSLSARGFSMGYIGSVLLLVICLGLIMGHDKLGLEEGFATRLAFLLTGIWWAGFAQIPFFTLPADPGRPAGAADDSGWLLNGFRELGKVWDQLKHLPNLKRFLLAYFTYNMGVQTVMYVATIFGDEELKLESSALILTILLLQLVGILGAYLFAKLSERIGNTRALSWSVFIWMLICVAGYYVQAGWSFYALASVIGLTMGAIQSLSRSTYSKIIPENTPNTAAFFSFFDVTEKLSIVIGTAVFGIIAQITGSMRNSILSLIVFFVLGLVFLLTLRGRKLRDEPAGSAAAVGPPPATPNVDMPASVK from the coding sequence ATGACCACCGCCTCTACCGCTCCGGCCGCCGCGCCCGATGCTTCTTTTTCGGATATTCCCAAGGACGACAAGCGCATCACCCGCGGCTGGACCTTCTACGACTGGGCCAACTCGGTGTACCCGCTGGTGATTACCAGCTCCATCTTTCCCATTTACTGGGGCGCGATGGTTAAGCAGGTGACCGGTACCGACAGCGGCAAAAGCCCCGTCGACTTCCTGGGTTTCCAGGTGCCGGGCTCGTCACTGCTGACCTACGCCATATCGGCCGCCTTCCTGCTTATTGCCCTCATTAGCCCGTTTCTGACGTCCTTGGCCGACTTCTCAGGCCGCAAGAAGCTGTTTATGCAGATCTTCTGCTACCTGGGCGCGGCTTCCTGCACGGCCTTGTTCTTCTTCACCCCCGACACGTTTACGGCCAGCACCTTCGTCTTCATCTCAGCCACCATTGGCTTCTCGGGCTCCATCGTGTTCTACAACTCCTACCTGCCCCTGATTGCCTCCGAGGAGAAGTACGATTCGCTCTCGGCCCGCGGCTTTTCCATGGGTTACATCGGCTCGGTATTGCTGCTTGTTATCTGCCTGGGTTTGATTATGGGCCACGACAAGCTGGGGCTGGAAGAAGGCTTTGCCACCCGCCTGGCCTTCCTGCTGACCGGTATCTGGTGGGCTGGGTTCGCCCAGATTCCCTTCTTCACCCTGCCCGCCGACCCGGGGCGCCCCGCCGGCGCCGCCGATGATTCGGGCTGGCTGCTCAACGGCTTTCGGGAGCTGGGCAAGGTGTGGGACCAACTCAAGCACTTACCCAACCTGAAGCGCTTCCTGCTGGCTTATTTCACTTATAACATGGGCGTGCAGACGGTGATGTACGTGGCCACCATCTTCGGCGACGAAGAACTCAAGCTCGAAAGCTCGGCCCTGATTCTGACTATTCTCTTGCTGCAATTAGTGGGTATTCTGGGTGCTTACCTCTTCGCCAAACTCTCGGAGCGAATCGGCAACACCCGGGCCCTGAGCTGGTCGGTGTTTATCTGGATGCTGATCTGCGTGGCCGGTTACTACGTGCAGGCCGGCTGGAGCTTCTACGCCCTGGCCTCGGTTATCGGCCTCACCATGGGTGCCATCCAGAGCCTCTCGCGCAGTACTTATTCTAAGATTATCCCCGAAAACACCCCCAACACAGCCGCCTTCTTCAGCTTCTTCGACGTGACCGAGAAGCTCAGCATCGTTATCGGCACGGCCGTCTTCGGCATCATTGCCCAGATTACGGGCTCCATGCGCAACAGCATTCTGTCCCTCATCGTGTTCTTCGTGCTGGGCCTCGTGTTTCTGCTGACCCTGCGCGGCCGCAAGCTCCGCGACGAGCCGGCCGGCTCGGCCGCTGCCGTGGGTCCGCCCCCGGCTACGCCTAACGTAGACATGCCCGCCTCGGTGAAGTAG
- a CDS encoding DinB family protein, with the protein MSSTTSTQPSLQTALSEELKRELMLTRRLLERVPTEQFGWQPHPKSMKLGTLASHMATLVGFLQMSLQGPETDLATITPLPSPADTDEMLRRFDLNAENLHKALGDVDDATFHEIWTMRRGEQVFMQLPRAAVARTLVLNHLIHHRGQLSVYLRLLDIPVPAIYGGSADEGPVVAPNVKS; encoded by the coding sequence ATGTCGTCGACTACCTCCACCCAACCGTCCCTACAAACTGCTCTGAGCGAAGAGCTCAAGCGTGAACTGATGCTTACCCGCCGGCTCCTGGAGCGGGTGCCCACCGAGCAGTTTGGCTGGCAGCCCCACCCCAAGTCGATGAAACTGGGTACGCTGGCGTCGCACATGGCTACTCTGGTCGGCTTTCTGCAAATGTCGCTGCAAGGCCCGGAAACCGACCTGGCTACCATCACGCCGTTGCCCTCGCCCGCAGATACCGACGAAATGCTGCGCCGCTTCGACCTCAATGCCGAAAACCTGCACAAGGCCCTGGGCGACGTGGACGACGCCACTTTCCACGAAATATGGACCATGCGCCGGGGCGAGCAGGTCTTTATGCAGCTGCCCCGCGCTGCCGTAGCTCGCACCCTGGTCCTGAACCACCTGATTCACCACCGCGGTCAACTCAGCGTGTACCTGCGCCTGCTCGACATCCCCGTGCCCGCCATCTACGGCGGCTCCGCCGACGAAGGCCCAGTAGTAGCTCCCAACGTGAAAAGCTAA